GCTCTGCGCGTCGGGATGAACGCTGGGTGAACAGTGGATGAGTGGTCAGCCGAAGCGGCCCGAGACGTAGTCCTCGGTCGACTTCTCCCGCGGGGTCGAGAACATCACCGGGGTGTCGTCCATCTCGATCAACCGGCCCGGCTTGCCCGTGCCCGCGATGTTGAAGAACGCCGTCTTGTCCGAGACCCGCGCCGCCTGCTGCATGTTGTGCGTCACGATCACGATCGTGTACTCCGACTTCAGATCCTGGATCAGATCCTCGATCGCCAACGTCGAGATCGGGTCCAACGCCGAGCACGGCTCATCCATCAACAACACCTGCGGCTTGACCGCGATCGCCCGCGCGATGCACAACCGCTGCTGCTGACCACCCGAGAGCCCCGACCCCGGCTTGTCCAACCGGTCCTTGACCTCGTTCCACAGATTCGCCCCCCGCAACGAGGACTCCACCAGCTCGTCCGCCGCCGACCGGCTGATCTTCTTGTTGTTCAGCTTCACCCCGGCCAGCACGTTGTCCCGGATCGACATCGTCGGGAACGGGTTCGGCCGCTGGAACACCATCCCGATGTTCCGCCGCACCGCCACCGGATCCACGTCCGACCCGTACAGATCCACACCCTCCATCAAGATCTCACCCTTGACGTACGCCCCCGGAATCACCTCGTGCATCCGATTGATGCTCCGCAGGAACGTCGACTTCCCACACCCCGACGGACCGATGAACGCCGTCACCGACTTCGGCTCGATCACCATCGACACACCTTCCACGGCGAGGAAGTCGCCGTAGTAGATGTTCAGATCCTTCACATCGATGCGCTGGGACATCTCAGCCACACACCCTTCTCAAGACGACTCAACGCAGCTTCGGCGCGAACAGGCGGGTCACCAGGCGACCCACCAGGTTCAGGACAAGAACGATCACGATCAACGTCAGCGCCGCCGCCCACGCGCGCAGGAAGTTGATGTCGGGCACGCAGTAGAGGTCTGCC
The Xylanimonas cellulosilytica DSM 15894 DNA segment above includes these coding regions:
- the pstB gene encoding phosphate ABC transporter ATP-binding protein PstB — encoded protein: MSQRIDVKDLNIYYGDFLAVEGVSMVIEPKSVTAFIGPSGCGKSTFLRSINRMHEVIPGAYVKGEILMEGVDLYGSDVDPVAVRRNIGMVFQRPNPFPTMSIRDNVLAGVKLNNKKISRSAADELVESSLRGANLWNEVKDRLDKPGSGLSGGQQQRLCIARAIAVKPQVLLMDEPCSALDPISTLAIEDLIQDLKSEYTIVIVTHNMQQAARVSDKTAFFNIAGTGKPGRLIEMDDTPVMFSTPREKSTEDYVSGRFG